A window from Kribbella jejuensis encodes these proteins:
- a CDS encoding RNA polymerase sigma factor gives MGSAGRGSDPIDGSDQELWERLRTGDQFALGELFDRYADDVRAFAFRRTASWSTADDVVQATFLSTWRRFERNPPGPLTAPSARGWLLVVAGNECRTLARAAGRLRNALARLPGPPPADVHSPGHAPDHASGHAPDHASDVARRVDDELRMSAIRRAVGKLPRHERETLELVVWSGLTTAEAAEALGVPIGTVKARLHRTRQRFPDLLTRVALTEELS, from the coding sequence ATGGGATCCGCGGGGCGTGGTTCGGATCCGATCGACGGCTCGGACCAGGAGCTGTGGGAGCGATTGCGCACAGGTGACCAATTCGCCCTCGGCGAGCTGTTCGACCGGTACGCCGACGACGTCCGGGCGTTCGCGTTCCGCCGGACCGCCTCCTGGAGCACCGCCGACGACGTGGTCCAGGCGACGTTCCTGAGCACCTGGCGGCGGTTCGAGCGCAACCCTCCGGGTCCACTGACCGCACCGAGCGCCCGCGGCTGGCTGCTCGTGGTGGCCGGCAACGAGTGCCGGACCCTGGCCCGGGCGGCGGGCCGGCTGCGGAACGCGCTCGCCCGGCTGCCCGGCCCGCCGCCCGCAGACGTGCATTCGCCCGGCCATGCACCCGACCATGCATCCGGCCATGCGCCCGACCACGCGTCGGACGTCGCCCGCCGCGTCGACGACGAGTTGCGGATGTCGGCGATCCGTCGCGCCGTCGGGAAACTTCCCCGGCACGAACGCGAGACGCTCGAGCTCGTCGTCTGGTCCGGGCTGACCACAGCCGAGGCGGCGGAAGCCCTCGGCGTACCGATCGGGACGGTCAAGGCCCGGCTGCACCGCACCCGTCAGCGTTTCCCCGACCTGCTCACCCGGGTCGCCCTCACCGAGGAGCTCTCATGA